The segment CGGGTCGGCGGGAGAAGACGGAGGGTCAGGTCACAGGCCCGGCGCTTTCGGCGCGCTCGGCGTCGCCAGCACCTCGACGTAGCTGACGATTCCGCCCTCTCCGGTGACGACGCGCACCCGCGAACCGGGCTTCAAGTCGAGGACAAAGATGGCCTTGCCGGCGGCGTAAAGGGACGGGTTCAGGGCCAGCCCCTTGGCGGCGCCGCCCGCGCCGGACGGGGCCCCGTCCTCCAGGACGTAGATGGTGCCCGGCTCTCCGGCTTCCACCTTGGTCAGGGTGCCCTCGAGTTCCGAACGGTCAATGGCCGTTCTGGTCCGGTCGTCAATCCGACCGGCCAGGGCGGCCATCTCGCTTCTGCGGACCGGGTCATTGGGCCGCATGGTGTTGTCGCCGTAACCGGTCAGGATGCCGTTCTTCAAGGCGTACACCAGATACCCGCGGGCCCAGGCCGGGATGCGGGCGTCGTCGGCGAAGGCCGTCTTTTCCCCGGCCATCCCCCGGGCCGACTGCTCGGCCTCGGCCCCCAGGCCGCGGACCAACATCACCGCCACCTCGGCACGGGTGGCCCGGTCGCTCGGCCGGAAGCGGGCCTCGCGGAGATTGACCAGGCCGTGGGCGTAGGCCGCAGCCACGTAGCCCCGGGCCCAGTCGGCGATGGAGGAGAAATCGGCATAGGGGACGTCCGCCGCCCCGGCCGTTTGGGCCTTGACCTTCGCTTCGTCCTCGAACCCAAGGACCCGGTCGACCATCGCCACCGCCTCATCGCGCCGGACCTGCCGATCGGGGGCGAAGGTGCCGTCGGCGAAGCCCCTGATGATCCCCTTGAAGTTCATCCGTTCGATGATCGCCTTGGCCCAGATGTCGATGTCGGGCAGCTTGGTCAGATAGATCGGCGGGGAGGAGGACGGCTGGCTGAGGGCGTAGGCCGGATCACTGACCAACTTCAGGCCGTCGGCCGCGACCGCGTTCGCGGGGTCCGCCACCAAGACCTCGGTGAAGGCCTTCAGGGCCTCGTGACGCCGATACGCCCGAGCGTAAGCGAAGCCCGTATGGACGAGCGGGTCGGCGCCCCGGTCGAGGCTGCCGGCCGCCGAGTCGGTCAGGAGATAGCTCCTGGCCCCTTCAGCCAGCCCAAGCAGGCCTTGGACTGATCGCTGAAGGGTGGCCGAGTCGCCGGTCTGGGTGGCGGACCGCAAGGCCATCAGATACGTCGTGCCGGCCAGGTAGTCGTCACCGGCGCTCAGGGCC is part of the Bacillota bacterium genome and harbors:
- a CDS encoding S-layer homology domain-containing protein — protein: WDYLIDPNRKNYTRVNLRAAVPTGGTLGAYGLNLEGGDGTYRIYYEPASGAITPTTVVVDQPGDPWSPTYVPAGRAVTADMVAVVTDSSSLTMTGYSSDPYIGLFVNDPSGKQLGYAPAKRASDGSFRGTVDLPVEAGFPSGQGLYSVLVATGQLSDTTLMTKWTIPVKLAAGAGAGAATATGGSSATSPSLASLNLADAERALSAGDDYLAGTTYLMALRSATQTGDSATLQRSVQGLLGLAEGARSYLLTDSAAGSLDRGADPLVHTGFAYARAYRRHEALKAFTEVLVADPANAVAADGLKLVSDPAYALSQPSSSPPIYLTKLPDIDIWAKAIIERMNFKGIIRGFADGTFAPDRQVRRDEAVAMVDRVLGFEDEAKVKAQTAGAADVPYADFSSIADWARGYVAAAYAHGLVNLREARFRPSDRATRAEVAVMLVRGLGAEAEQSARGMAGEKTAFADDARIPAWARGYLVYALKNGILTGYGDNTMRPNDPVRRSEMAALAGRIDDRTRTAIDRSELEGTLTKVEAGEPGTIYVLEDGAPSGAGGAAKGLALNPSLYAAGKAIFVLDLKPGSRVRVVTGEGGIVSYVEVLATPSAPKAPGL